The DNA window ATCATGTACTTTCTTCATGATGTGATTGCTTTTCATTTGCTCTTTGTGAAATGGATGGAAAAGAGAAAGTAAACATGAAAATTGtttagaaaagagaaaagaaaatgaaaaacaattttttgtcCTTATTTCAGTTTAAAGTTGAGTTTAAGTAACTTTCCTGCTAGCacattttgtcttgtttttttttttatggttgtTCCTCTGTGGTGAACAGAACATCTTCCTGGATATGAAGTGAACATATATAATCACTTAGACAACCAATGCAGCTATTTATGAAGTAAGGTATAATGGCAAACTGACTATTTAGCCCAGCACCATCACTATGGCAGCAAATCATCTTATACAGCCAGATTGTTTGGTCAGTGGAATGTTTTGTTCTATCAATTGCTGTAAAGACTTGCACAGTTCATGCACCTTCCCACACCCCTCTCTCACTCCCTTTCCCCTCTCTTACTCATACCTAGCCCTACATGTGCCCCTGCTCTTCCATCACACAGACTAGCTGGATAAGTAGGAGTACATATTGGTATCTTCACATTGTATTGTACCTTCAGAACCTATGTAGGGAAACGAGATTGTAAATAACAACTGCCATTACTTCTGGAAAGTTGTGAAGTAAGGGGTACAATATCTCTATTAATCCTGCCATTCTGGTCTAGTTGGATCAATATTGCCCCTTCAGGagagagttgggggggggggggggatgtgggcATTGGGAGCAGTAGCTGCAGGGAGAAGAAGAGGGACCTACAGAGAAGGTAGGGCTGGGGAGCGGTTGCTTGTATCTTACCCAGCCCCTGTGATATATGCTATTGATCAGTTATCCCACCATGTACACTGCTTGCACGACCTATAAGACTTTATTCAGCTAATATTCCGCATCATGTTCATATCACCGAAGTACCATGAATAGCACAAATTCCCCCCCTCGAATACTAAATAGAAGAGCCGTCTTTTGTGTACAGTACGGCTCTGGTACAATTCAGCTGTGGTAGATGTCGCTAGACGTAAATAGGATTCAGTCACGTTGATTGTGTGTGTTACAATCTTGCATGGAGCTTGGTTGGTCTATTTGAGTTGAAAACAGAAGAAGCTTTTATGATACATGTCATCAGACTTTTTATCCCATCCGATATCTGGTAAAATTTTCGATTAAATTTCTTTGGACGCGATTTAACTGTAACGTTTTCTATCTTTCATTAAGAAACCACACAGAGATAACTGATGCATAAGGATGTCCCGTAGGCAAGCCACATGGACGTATTTTGCGAAATAGGCCTAAGTTTAGGTCTAACGTTAGGCTCCTAGTTAGTATTTCAAACCTTAACGTACCCCAGCTGTGTTCCACAacatttattctttatttataaaaGCTATGTGACATAGGTCTGGAACGCATGTGTTCACAATGCAGTCAAAGAACGGTTGTTTTCAAGTCGTGTTACAAAATGTCTATAGGCTAGATACGGTACATAAAACCATCTAGCCAAATGCATAGCCAAAGTTAGGCTAGGAGTATGACAGACTGTATTTTGTGTAAAGGATACTTGCTCACTTGGTTTTCTTGGTCAAAGTATTACAAGAGTCCTACAGGTTGGGATGTTTAATTTATTCTCCTAGGTTTGAAAATAGCAGAACAGTTAAAAAGAAGCCTTTCTATGCTCATGAATAAAGATTTATTTATCAAACAAACCAATTTATACTCCTAGTCTGCAGTTCACAGAAATCTACttaaaactacaaaaaaaaaagtgctacACCTAGTGTATGCCTGCATGATTCTTGCAAAGTTACAGATTCTATAAAACTGTAAAGCCTACTTTAATTCCTTGAGGTATAAATGTTGGCCTTAATTAGGTTTTACTTTGAAAACTAATGTTTGACATGGAAGCAAATCCCCCGACCCCCAccatccctccctctcccccaaatcaaattattgtGCTACATATTCATACTGACCAAAAGTTTTCCTTTCGAAAAGAGTACCTGTGCACATGTGAAGTCAAGAAATGGCTCAATCGCAGCAACAACAAAGGGCATTACCCCAGAGCAAGGAAACACTTTTGAAGAACTACCAGAGAAGACTCAAACAGGATACTCGATGCATGTTAGACAACTTCCTGGAGATACTTAAAATAGCAAAGGTTGGGatttaatattcaattttgAAGTACTCATgtcttttccttcttttaaaAAAGGAggaattatgatatcatataagTATTGCTTTAACacagaaatttcaaaatttgtctaTATACATAGTAAAAACATTATTTAAAGAAGAATGAGAAATTTCTAAAACTTAGTTATTTTTACAGCTCAATTGCCATGACAACACCACAAAATCtaatgttgccagatgcattcatcaaagtgttttcatatattaaaatgttgttttttccaAGGGTATACAAAATTCTTTTAGGATGTAGTATTGACCTAATGGTACAGAAAATTGATTGCACAGGTCTGTAAAACATCAAGTAATCTTGAATTTTTCCAGTTGCTTCCAATAGATTGGTTTGTAACTTCGTACACATATTTACACATACAtttataattgtatatatatattttctgtattgAATTCTGTTGCTAAGGTCAATCCAGATGGAAAGATACTAACCAGACAACTGCAAGCAGAAGAAGATCAGTATGAAATGAATGTGAGGGCAGCAAACATTGTAAGTACCAACATTCAGATGTGTTAAAACCCAATACCATTCACTACACACAGTCCATAATCTTCTTTCCAAAAATATCTTTGCCACAAACTTCGGTCCTAAGTTTCCTTCAAAATGACATCCTCGCAGCAATT is part of the Apostichopus japonicus isolate 1M-3 chromosome 22, ASM3797524v1, whole genome shotgun sequence genome and encodes:
- the LOC139963427 gene encoding mediator of RNA polymerase II transcription subunit 22-like, whose amino-acid sequence is MAQSQQQQRALPQSKETLLKNYQRRLKQDTRCMLDNFLEILKIAKVNPDGKILTRQLQAEEDQYEMNVRAANIVRAGESLQKLVSDIKQFLILNDFPAANEYIDDRTRFLQSHQKEVDNRLANLRDEVSVDLYEIEEEYYASKYK